The following proteins are encoded in a genomic region of Oncorhynchus masou masou isolate Uvic2021 chromosome 19, UVic_Omas_1.1, whole genome shotgun sequence:
- the LOC135505988 gene encoding solute carrier family 22 member 2-like — MTTFDEILEESGNFGRCQKRIFALLCMVSLPFSGVYVGIVFQGFTPEHWCRDSVVSQIRQSCGWNLMDARKITVPLVNTSGVLVHSQCEQYDLDWNNTGLTCDNPESDLTDAHRSKAPMTSCKEGWEYDYEGRQSFVTEFDLVCNDAWVVDMYQATLNVGFLVGSITFGYLADRFGRKMSFLMSNLLNGVAGILVAVAPNYISMLVFRTIFGFAVKGGWMSVYVLITELVGVEYRRMVGVLLQMFFSVGILILTLIAYLITDWRWLQVTFAVPYFIFLTYFWLVPESPRWLLSQNNSTKAKEIIEAIAKENKKTLYKNIETLRDDNAQTSTASFLDLVRTPNMRKHTFILMFNWFTSAIVYQGLIMRVGIAGGNVYIDFLISGLVEFPAAFLILFTIDRIGRRLPFATANIVAGVSCFITAMIPDSHFWVKTVVACIGRLGITMAFEMVVFVNTELYPTFVRNLGVSVCSTLCDIGGIVAPFLLYRLATIWLELPLIIFGAIACIAGGLVLLLPETRGVRLPETIDDIEFPNRHKENHPKSQQLTNLLPTDMTTNKEATIV, encoded by the exons ATGACCACTTTTGATGAAATCCTAGAGGAGTCAGGGAATTTTGGTCGTTGCCAAAAGCGCATTTTTGCTCTGCTATGTATGGTGTCGTTGCCTTTTTCTGGGGTCTATGTGGGCATTGTGTTCCAGGGGTTCACCCCAGAGCATTGGTGCCGGGACTCAGTGGTGAGTCAGATCCGGCAGAGCTGTGGCTGGAACCTGATGGATGCCAGAAAGATCACCGTCCCTCTGGTCAACACCTCAGGAGTGCTGGTCCACAGTCAGTGTGAGCAGTATGACCTGGACTGGAACAATACAGGTCTGACCTGTGACAACCCAGAGTCTGACCTCACCGACGCCCATCGCAGCAAAGCTCCCATGACCTCCTGCAAGGAAGGCTGGGAGTATGACTACGAAGGCAGGCAGTCCTTTGTGACCGAG TTTGACTTGGTATGTAATGATGCCTGGGTGGTGGACATGTACCAGGCTACACTGAATGTGGGCTTCCTTGTTGGAAGCATAACTTTTGGATACCTGGCTGACAG GTTTGGCAGAAAAATGAGCTTCTTGATGTCCAACCTCTTGAATGGGGTTGCTGGAATACTTGTAGCAGTGGCTCCAAACTATATATCCATGCTTGTATTTCGTACAATCTTTGGCTTTGCTGTTAAAGGAGGCTGGATGTCTGTATATGTGCTTA TCACCGAGCTAGTGGGAGTTGAGTACAGGAGGATGGTGGGCGTGCTTTTACAGATGTTCTTCAGTGTAGGCATTCTCATTTTGACCCTCATTGCCTACCTCATCACTGACTGGCGCTGGCTGCAGGTGACCTTCGCTGTTCCTTACTTCATATTTCTAACCTACTTCTG GTTGGTCCCAGAGTCTCCAAGATGGCTTCTTTCTCAGAACAACTCAACCAAAGCTAAGGAGATCATTGAGGCAATAGCGAAGGAAAACAAGAAAACCCTCTACAAAAACATTGAG ACGCTGAGAGACGACAATGCACAGACCTCAACTGCCTCATTCCTGGATCTGGTCAGAACTCCAAACATGAGAAAACACACCTTCATCCTCATGTTCAACTG GTTCACTAGTGCTATTGTCTACCAGGGTCTCATCATGCGTGTAGGAATCGCAGGAGGAAACGTGTACATTGACTTCCTGATCTCTGGACTGGTAGAGTTCCCTGCTGCCTTCCTAATCCTCTTCACCATCGATCGTATTGGACGTCGTCTTCCCTTTGCCACGGCCAACATTGTAGCTGGAGTATCCTGTTTCATCACTGCTATGATCCCAGATA gtCACTTCTGGGTCAAAACAGTTGTGGCCTGCATTGGCCGGTTGGGCATCACCATGGCATTTGAGATGGTGGTGTTTGTGAACACTGAATTATACCCCACCTTTGTCAG GAACCTAGGTGTGTCAGTCTGCTCTACTCTGTGTGACATCGGAGGCATCGTGGCCCCGTTCCTGCTCTACAGACTGGCTACCATCTGGCTGGAGCTGCCACTCATCATATTTG GGGCGATAGCGTGCATAGCTGGAGGTTTAGTCTTGCTGTTGCCTGAGACCAGAGGTGTAAGACTTCCTGAGACCATTGATGACATTGAGTTCCCAAACAG ACACAAAGAAAACCATCCGAAGAGTCAACAGCTGACAAATCTCTTGCCCACTGACATGACGACCAACAAAGAAGCTACAATCGTCTGA